The Saccharothrix variisporea genome has a segment encoding these proteins:
- a CDS encoding SDR family NAD(P)-dependent oxidoreductase yields the protein MADPVAVVTGGNRGIGREVCRQLRGLGYRVVLTARDAAKAERAAEKIGVDHHPLDVTSDESVRDLAAYVEQRYGRLDVLVNNAAIHYDSWQRASSADLGVVREAMETNFYGPWRTVLALLPLLRRSGSARVVNVSSEAASFASMGGGTPAYGTSKAALNALTVMLAAELRRDGVLVNAICPGWVATDMGGPGGRPVGQGAASVVWGVTLPDDGPTGGFFRDGKRIPW from the coding sequence ATGGCCGACCCTGTCGCGGTCGTGACCGGTGGGAACCGCGGGATCGGGCGGGAGGTGTGCCGGCAGTTGCGGGGCCTGGGGTACCGGGTCGTCCTGACCGCCCGGGACGCCGCGAAGGCCGAGCGTGCCGCGGAGAAGATCGGGGTGGACCACCACCCGCTGGACGTGACGTCGGACGAGTCGGTGCGCGACCTCGCCGCGTACGTGGAGCAGCGGTACGGCCGGCTCGACGTGCTGGTCAACAACGCCGCCATCCACTACGACTCGTGGCAGCGGGCGTCGAGCGCGGACCTCGGTGTCGTGCGCGAGGCGATGGAGACCAACTTCTACGGGCCTTGGCGGACGGTGCTGGCGCTGCTCCCGTTGCTGCGGCGCAGTGGGAGTGCGCGGGTGGTGAACGTGTCCAGTGAGGCGGCGTCGTTCGCGAGCATGGGGGGCGGGACGCCGGCGTACGGGACGTCGAAGGCCGCGTTGAACGCGTTGACGGTGATGTTGGCGGCGGAGTTGCGGCGGGACGGGGTGCTGGTCAACGCGATCTGTCCCGGGTGGGTGGCCACCGACATGGGCGGGCCGGGTGGACGGCCGGTCGGGCAGGGTGCGGCGAGCGTGGTGTGGGGGGTGACGTTGCCGGACGACGGGCCGACTGGCGGGTTCTTCCGGGACGGGAAGCGGATTCCCTGGTAG
- a CDS encoding lytic polysaccharide monooxygenase: MSLKRKLAAVLAGVGVAPFIVVVSAGSASAHGYISSPPSRQANCAAGRVSNCGPIIYEPQSVEGPKGQQNCHAGDSRWAPLSDESKAWPATSVGNTVTFNWTITARHATTTWQYFIGGSKIHEVNDGGRQPGSTVTHSVNLGGRTGRIKLLAIWNIADTPMAFYSCVDLQVGPGGGDPTTTTTPTTTTTQPTTTTTTTPPAGGTWAPGTAYAVGAQVTYGGASYKCIQAHTSLTGWEPPNTPSLWQRL; the protein is encoded by the coding sequence ATGAGCCTGAAACGCAAGCTCGCGGCGGTACTCGCCGGCGTGGGCGTGGCCCCGTTCATCGTCGTGGTGTCGGCGGGATCGGCGAGCGCGCACGGCTACATCTCGTCGCCGCCCAGCCGCCAGGCGAACTGCGCCGCGGGCCGCGTCTCCAACTGCGGCCCCATCATCTACGAACCGCAGAGCGTCGAGGGCCCGAAGGGCCAGCAGAACTGCCACGCCGGCGACAGCCGGTGGGCCCCGCTCAGCGACGAGAGCAAGGCGTGGCCGGCCACGTCGGTCGGCAACACGGTGACGTTCAACTGGACCATCACCGCCCGCCACGCCACCACCACCTGGCAGTACTTCATCGGCGGCAGCAAGATCCACGAGGTGAACGACGGCGGCCGGCAGCCCGGCTCCACCGTCACCCACAGCGTCAACCTCGGCGGTCGCACCGGCCGGATCAAGCTGCTGGCGATCTGGAACATCGCGGACACCCCGATGGCGTTCTACAGCTGCGTCGACCTCCAGGTGGGCCCCGGCGGCGGCGACCCGACGACCACCACCACGCCGACCACGACCACCACCCAGCCCACCACCACGACCACGACCACCCCGCCCGCGGGCGGCACGTGGGCCCCGGGCACCGCGTACGCGGTGGGTGCGCAGGTCACGTACGGCGGCGCGTCCTACAAGTGCATCCAGGCGCACACGTCCCTGACCGGGTGGGAACCGCCGAACACGCCGTCCCTGTGGCAGCGCCTCTAG
- a CDS encoding PucR family transcriptional regulator: MTISLNGGLVRQRTIPRPTTAPRTTAEYSAARQLWGTIPVELAEKMRPLAGVLVRDAVREIRRAVPAYAQPLEGKFREVLVGAVEMAIVKCFENICDPDAPQADWQAVLRYSGRMEFLEGRTMDSLQTAVRVGARVVWRHLSQHGKEMGVSNDTLFVVADAIFAWVDELCRAAVEGYTEAQSNANGALERRRRQLLKLVLAEQPASARSIADLAGTTDWTLPERVAVVALEYREDQHQLPSVQLGRDVLVDLESSTPCLVVANPKGRPHLDLRGRRAAVGPTVPLAEARQSLACARRALAFVRRGLLPAAPVTWCDDHLATLALLSDEFLVGQLTSRALVAFDALTVKQRERLETTLLAWLETRGGIGEIANRLDVHPQTVRYRMHQLEELLGDRLADPDERLTLEIALRARRLLARAATPAKRPA, translated from the coding sequence ATGACGATCTCACTGAACGGCGGGTTGGTGCGGCAGCGAACGATCCCACGACCCACGACAGCTCCCCGGACCACCGCGGAGTACAGCGCCGCGAGACAACTGTGGGGGACGATCCCGGTGGAACTCGCGGAGAAGATGCGACCCCTCGCCGGTGTCCTGGTCCGCGACGCGGTCCGCGAGATCCGGCGCGCGGTGCCCGCGTACGCGCAGCCGTTGGAGGGCAAGTTCCGCGAAGTCCTCGTCGGCGCGGTCGAGATGGCCATCGTGAAGTGCTTCGAGAACATCTGCGACCCCGACGCGCCGCAGGCCGACTGGCAGGCCGTGCTGCGCTACAGCGGGCGCATGGAATTCCTCGAAGGCCGCACGATGGACTCGTTGCAGACCGCCGTGCGGGTCGGTGCCCGGGTGGTGTGGCGGCACCTGAGCCAGCACGGCAAGGAGATGGGGGTCTCCAACGACACCCTGTTCGTGGTCGCCGACGCGATCTTCGCGTGGGTCGACGAGCTGTGCCGCGCCGCGGTCGAGGGCTACACCGAGGCGCAGAGCAACGCCAACGGGGCACTGGAGCGCCGCCGTCGGCAGTTGCTCAAGCTGGTGCTGGCCGAGCAGCCCGCGTCGGCGCGGTCCATCGCGGACCTCGCCGGGACGACGGACTGGACGCTGCCCGAACGGGTCGCGGTGGTCGCGCTGGAGTACCGCGAGGACCAGCACCAGCTCCCCTCCGTGCAGCTCGGCCGGGACGTCCTGGTGGACCTGGAGAGCTCCACGCCGTGCCTGGTGGTGGCCAACCCGAAGGGCCGGCCGCACCTGGACCTGCGCGGGCGGCGCGCGGCCGTGGGGCCGACCGTCCCGCTGGCCGAGGCCCGGCAGTCGCTCGCGTGCGCCCGCCGCGCACTGGCGTTCGTGCGCCGGGGCCTGCTGCCCGCCGCGCCCGTCACGTGGTGCGACGACCACCTGGCGACGCTGGCGCTGCTGTCCGACGAGTTCCTGGTCGGCCAGCTGACCTCCCGGGCGCTGGTCGCCTTCGACGCGCTGACCGTGAAGCAGCGGGAGCGGTTGGAGACGACCTTGCTGGCGTGGCTGGAAACGCGGGGCGGCATCGGCGAGATCGCGAACCGGCTCGACGTGCACCCGCAGACCGTCCGCTACCGGATGCACCAGCTGGAAGAACTGCTCGGCGACCGGCTCGCCGACCCGGACGAGCGGCTGACCCTGGAGATCGCCCTCCGCGCCCGCCGCCTGCTCGCCCGAGCCGCCACCCCGGCGAAACGCCCGGCCTGA
- a CDS encoding alpha/beta fold hydrolase: MTEQIVRANGVDLCVETFGRPEDPAVLLIMGATGSMILWEDDFCRALAAAGRFVIRYDHRDTGRSTSYPPGEPGYTFTDLVEDPLGVLDALGIARAHVVGLSMGGGIAQALAVFHPDRLITLTLVATSPAGPNDPDLPPMAPALLEHFAAGGTPLPDWSDRDSVVDHLVAANRPFLGPRPVDEDAAKALAGKVFDRSPNVASSHNHLLVGGGEPWRERLGEVRVPTLVAHGDSDPLFPLGHGEALVAEIPGAELLVLPDTGHELPRGVWELLLTRLVEHTERGPVTAQG; encoded by the coding sequence GTGACCGAACAGATCGTGCGCGCCAACGGCGTGGACCTGTGCGTCGAGACCTTTGGCCGCCCCGAAGACCCGGCCGTGCTGCTCATCATGGGCGCGACCGGGTCGATGATCCTGTGGGAGGACGACTTCTGCCGGGCGCTGGCCGCCGCCGGCCGCTTCGTCATCCGCTACGACCACCGCGACACCGGGCGCTCGACGTCCTACCCGCCCGGCGAACCCGGTTACACCTTCACCGACCTGGTCGAGGACCCGTTGGGCGTCCTGGACGCCCTCGGCATCGCGCGGGCGCACGTCGTGGGGCTGTCGATGGGCGGTGGCATCGCGCAGGCGCTGGCCGTCTTCCACCCCGACCGCCTCATCACGCTCACCCTGGTGGCCACCAGCCCGGCCGGTCCCAACGATCCCGACCTGCCGCCGATGGCGCCGGCCCTGCTGGAGCACTTCGCCGCCGGCGGCACGCCCCTGCCCGACTGGTCCGACCGGGACTCGGTGGTCGACCACCTGGTGGCCGCCAACCGGCCGTTCCTCGGGCCGCGCCCGGTGGACGAGGACGCGGCGAAGGCGTTGGCGGGCAAGGTCTTCGACCGGTCGCCGAACGTCGCCTCCAGCCACAACCACCTCCTCGTCGGCGGCGGCGAGCCCTGGCGGGAGCGGTTGGGGGAGGTGCGGGTGCCGACGCTGGTCGCGCACGGCGACTCGGACCCGTTGTTCCCGCTGGGCCACGGGGAGGCGCTGGTCGCGGAGATCCCGGGCGCGGAGCTGCTCGTCCTGCCCGACACCGGGCACGAGCTGCCGCGCGGGGTGTGGGAGCTGCTCCTCACCCGACTGGTCGAGCACACGGAACGTGGTCCGGTGACTGCGCAGGGCTGA
- a CDS encoding HAD domain-containing protein, with the protein MTVLLLLDVDGPLNPWAARTPPPGYTRHEWRLTRRDSRHSWRLTRRDTRHALLNPAHGPALLALANRTGAELVWATSWEDLANRTIGPALGLPPLRVIGLRAYEGTPDWKYGAVGRFAAGRPLAWFDDDFSLFASARDRFLHRRRETTALISVDPATGITDTHLAAAEQALTYPR; encoded by the coding sequence GTGACCGTGCTCCTCCTGCTCGACGTCGACGGCCCCCTCAACCCGTGGGCCGCCCGCACGCCACCCCCGGGCTACACCCGCCACGAGTGGCGCCTGACCAGACGCGACAGCCGCCACAGCTGGCGCCTGACCAGACGCGACACCCGCCACGCCCTCCTCAACCCGGCCCACGGCCCGGCCCTGCTCGCCCTGGCGAACCGGACGGGCGCGGAACTGGTGTGGGCCACCTCCTGGGAGGACCTGGCGAACCGCACGATCGGCCCCGCCCTCGGCCTGCCGCCCCTGCGCGTGATCGGGCTGCGCGCCTACGAGGGCACGCCGGACTGGAAGTACGGCGCGGTCGGGCGGTTCGCCGCCGGTCGTCCCCTCGCCTGGTTCGACGACGACTTCAGCCTCTTCGCCTCCGCGCGCGACCGCTTCCTGCACCGCCGCCGCGAGACCACCGCGCTGATCTCCGTCGACCCGGCCACCGGCATCACCGACACCCACCTCGCCGCCGCCGAACAAGCCCTGACCTATCCACGTTGA
- a CDS encoding lipase family protein, translated as MRLSARRWATAAMAAALATGLVAPTAAHAESFYDVPTTLPSRNGDVIRSEPADFFLDPVKLLRAPATARRVLYRSTDTHGNAIAVSGTVLTPHTPWPGPGPRPIIAYAPGTQGVGDECAPSRAMAMGSEYEGPFLSGLLLRGWGVVVTDYEGLGTPGMHTYVNRAAEAHAVLDSIRAAQRLPEADLPDAGPVAISGYSQGGGASAAAVELYKSYAPELDLKGAYAGAPPADLGVVAENLDGHYAAGFLGYALLSLNAAYPELDIPAVLNDQGKQLMAQVEHQCTAEAIAAHAFRQSKDLTEDGRPLEAYLGEEPYASRVEEQRIGVRKPGAPVLVVHSVLDDIVPYGQAAEMVRRWCAQGANVKLSSSLAPTHVGGAIAGYPEAFAWLEARFAGVPAKSNC; from the coding sequence ATGCGATTGTCCGCTCGCCGCTGGGCCACAGCGGCGATGGCCGCAGCCCTGGCCACCGGGCTCGTAGCGCCCACCGCCGCGCACGCGGAGTCCTTCTACGACGTGCCCACCACCCTCCCGAGCCGCAACGGCGACGTCATCCGCAGCGAGCCCGCCGACTTCTTCCTCGACCCGGTCAAGCTGCTGCGCGCACCCGCCACCGCGCGCCGCGTCCTCTACCGCAGCACCGACACGCACGGCAACGCCATCGCCGTGTCCGGCACGGTCCTCACCCCGCACACACCGTGGCCCGGCCCCGGTCCCCGCCCGATCATCGCCTACGCGCCGGGCACCCAGGGCGTGGGCGACGAGTGCGCGCCCTCCCGGGCGATGGCGATGGGCAGCGAGTACGAGGGTCCGTTCCTGTCCGGCCTCCTGCTGCGCGGCTGGGGCGTGGTCGTCACCGACTACGAGGGCCTGGGCACGCCCGGCATGCACACCTACGTCAACCGCGCCGCCGAGGCGCACGCCGTGCTGGACTCGATCCGCGCGGCGCAGCGGCTGCCCGAGGCGGACCTGCCCGACGCCGGTCCGGTGGCGATCTCCGGCTACTCGCAGGGTGGCGGCGCGAGCGCGGCGGCCGTCGAGCTGTACAAGTCCTATGCGCCGGAACTGGACCTCAAGGGCGCGTACGCGGGCGCACCGCCCGCCGACCTCGGCGTGGTGGCCGAGAACCTCGACGGGCACTACGCCGCCGGGTTCCTCGGGTACGCCCTGCTCAGCCTGAACGCCGCCTACCCTGAGCTGGACATCCCCGCGGTGCTCAACGACCAGGGCAAGCAGCTCATGGCCCAGGTCGAGCACCAGTGCACGGCCGAGGCGATCGCCGCGCACGCGTTCCGCCAGTCCAAGGACCTCACCGAGGACGGCCGCCCGCTGGAGGCCTACCTCGGCGAGGAGCCTTACGCGTCACGGGTGGAGGAGCAGCGGATCGGTGTGCGCAAGCCCGGTGCGCCGGTGCTGGTGGTGCACAGCGTGCTGGACGACATCGTCCCCTACGGCCAGGCCGCCGAGATGGTGCGGCGGTGGTGTGCGCAGGGGGCGAACGTGAAGCTCAGCTCGTCGTTGGCGCCGACGCACGTGGGTGGCGCGATCGCGGGCTACCCGGAGGCGTTCGCGTGGCTGGAGGCCCGGTTCGCGGGCGTCCCGGCCAAGAGCAACTGCTGA
- a CDS encoding RluA family pseudouridine synthase: MRRKLRPPLPQRHGLDPARLRLPVDGSWATLRDHLVERLPRVAPERIDSMLAEGRIYDLDGPVAADAVYAPGTSVWFHRDLPEEVPVPFDVRVVYRDDAILVVDKPHFLATIPRGKHIVETALVRLRTQLGLPTLSPAHRLDRVTAGLVLFVIDPALRGKYQVMFKDRLVHKEYEAVAPHRPELELPTVVRSRIVKVKGVITAQEVDGPPNAETRVELVEHREGWGRYRLLPTTGRTHQLRLHMASLGVPIRNDDFYPVLREKPLDDFTAPLQLLAKVLSFTDPVTGVARRFESALTLSL; this comes from the coding sequence ATGAGACGCAAGCTCCGGCCGCCGCTGCCCCAGCGCCACGGCCTCGACCCCGCCCGTCTGCGCCTGCCCGTGGACGGGTCGTGGGCGACCCTGCGCGACCACCTGGTCGAGCGGCTGCCGCGCGTCGCGCCGGAGCGGATCGACTCGATGCTCGCCGAGGGTCGGATCTACGACCTGGACGGCCCGGTCGCGGCGGACGCCGTGTACGCGCCCGGCACGTCGGTCTGGTTCCACCGGGACCTGCCGGAGGAAGTGCCGGTGCCGTTCGACGTCCGGGTCGTGTACCGCGACGACGCGATCCTGGTGGTGGACAAGCCGCACTTCCTGGCCACGATCCCGCGCGGCAAGCACATCGTGGAGACGGCTTTGGTGCGGCTGCGGACCCAGCTGGGCCTGCCGACGCTGTCGCCCGCGCACCGGTTGGACCGGGTGACGGCCGGGTTGGTGCTGTTCGTGATCGACCCGGCGTTGCGCGGGAAGTACCAGGTGATGTTCAAGGATCGCCTGGTGCACAAGGAGTACGAGGCGGTGGCACCGCACCGGCCGGAGCTGGAGCTGCCGACCGTCGTGCGCAGCCGGATCGTGAAGGTGAAGGGCGTGATCACGGCGCAGGAGGTCGACGGTCCGCCGAACGCCGAGACGCGGGTGGAGTTGGTGGAGCACCGGGAAGGGTGGGGCCGGTACCGGCTGCTGCCGACCACTGGTCGGACGCACCAGCTCCGGCTGCACATGGCTTCGCTCGGGGTGCCGATCCGCAACGACGACTTCTACCCGGTGCTGCGGGAGAAGCCTCTGGACGACTTCACCGCGCCTTTGCAGTTGTTGGCCAAGGTCTTGTCTTTCACCGACCCTGTTACTGGTGTCGCTCGGCGGTTCGAGAGTGCTCTGACGCTGTCTTTATAG
- a CDS encoding DUF4230 domain-containing protein codes for MKWRGAVIGAVVVAVVALVGVFVVVPKFGTGTDTVDRSGPAVLQAMRDLSQFHAAAGEYQVVLDIEHDVRYVPSVLAGQRTLFVAAGTVNAYVEFGSLGEDALKVTPESESKPKSVEVRLPEPVLDKPNLHQERCYVFAQERGLVDRLAALVETRDQQPFYVAAEQKIADAARDSGLTERAEENTRKMLTGMLQALGYSVTFRPAD; via the coding sequence ATGAAGTGGCGCGGCGCGGTGATCGGTGCGGTGGTGGTGGCGGTCGTGGCGCTGGTGGGGGTGTTCGTGGTGGTGCCGAAGTTCGGCACGGGCACGGACACCGTCGACCGGAGCGGCCCCGCGGTGTTGCAGGCGATGCGGGACCTGAGCCAGTTCCACGCGGCGGCGGGCGAGTACCAGGTGGTGCTCGACATCGAGCACGACGTCCGGTACGTGCCCTCGGTCCTGGCCGGGCAGCGCACGCTGTTCGTGGCGGCGGGGACGGTCAACGCCTACGTCGAGTTCGGCTCGCTGGGCGAGGACGCGCTGAAGGTCACGCCGGAGTCGGAGTCGAAGCCGAAGTCGGTGGAGGTCCGGCTGCCCGAGCCCGTGCTGGACAAGCCGAACCTGCACCAGGAGCGGTGTTACGTGTTCGCGCAGGAGCGGGGCTTGGTGGACCGGCTGGCGGCGTTGGTGGAAACCCGGGACCAGCAGCCGTTCTACGTGGCGGCGGAGCAGAAGATCGCGGACGCGGCGCGGGACTCCGGGTTGACCGAGCGGGCCGAGGAGAACACCCGCAAGATGCTCACCGGGATGCTCCAGGCGCTGGGCTACTCGGTCACGTTCCGACCTGCCGATTAA
- a CDS encoding nucleotide exchange factor GrpE — MYRVAIALVVLGALITFTSLALVLSPGAPDVDVRAVAVRALDSARRATDSVAVADEVAGVLPPGARAVVVRPAHDNEQPSRTATPRVAVLVGDVDQAAVGLLVASGGMVGAHATPDGWWASVAVPATVPPPTLPALALLVGAVLLGAAATGVNRTKAAPPSSRQKDVLVRGLTDLMPKLPEGVAWQAENLLAAAGVRLVVPDGRPVDPRRHHVVGTEPTDDEDAVDTVARTVRPGYADGERMVVCPSVIAYVPDEG; from the coding sequence GTGTACCGAGTAGCCATCGCCCTCGTCGTGCTGGGCGCGCTGATCACGTTCACCTCCCTCGCCCTGGTCCTGTCGCCCGGCGCACCCGACGTGGACGTGCGGGCGGTGGCGGTCCGGGCGTTGGACAGCGCGCGGCGGGCGACCGACTCCGTGGCCGTCGCCGACGAGGTCGCGGGCGTGCTGCCACCGGGTGCCCGCGCGGTCGTGGTGCGACCGGCGCACGACAACGAGCAGCCGTCCCGGACGGCGACGCCCCGGGTGGCCGTGCTGGTCGGGGACGTCGACCAGGCCGCTGTGGGACTGCTGGTCGCGAGCGGCGGCATGGTCGGCGCGCACGCCACGCCCGACGGCTGGTGGGCGTCGGTGGCCGTGCCCGCAACCGTGCCGCCGCCGACCCTGCCCGCCCTGGCCCTGCTGGTCGGGGCGGTGCTGCTGGGCGCGGCGGCGACGGGGGTCAACCGGACCAAGGCGGCACCGCCGTCGTCGCGCCAGAAGGACGTCCTGGTGCGCGGCCTGACCGACCTCATGCCCAAGCTGCCCGAGGGCGTGGCGTGGCAGGCGGAGAACCTGCTCGCGGCGGCCGGCGTGCGGCTGGTGGTGCCCGACGGGCGCCCGGTCGACCCGCGCCGGCACCACGTGGTGGGCACCGAGCCGACCGACGACGAGGACGCGGTGGACACCGTGGCCCGCACCGTCCGGCCCGGTTACGCGGACGGCGAGCGGATGGTGGTGTGCCCCTCGGTGATCGCGTACGTGCCTGATGAGGGGTAG
- a CDS encoding DUF305 domain-containing protein, with protein MRVAAAVTALLFLLVACGTGDSGLVPAPTGPVSTVAETTEHNPIDVMFLQMAVAHHKTGIEIVRLAKDKSVRTDVKTLASAIEVTQLSEVDSMLQWLHDWNQPESPGTEAQLHANHGGDHSTSPEAIATLAATGPGEFERAFLNLLIAHQHNAVEIAKFEREGGVNPQSKALAERIFQSRTGQISQMLGYLD; from the coding sequence TTGCGAGTAGCTGCTGCGGTCACGGCACTGCTGTTCCTGCTGGTCGCCTGCGGCACAGGCGACTCCGGCCTGGTCCCGGCCCCGACCGGCCCCGTGTCGACGGTAGCGGAGACCACCGAGCACAACCCGATCGACGTGATGTTCCTGCAGATGGCGGTCGCCCACCACAAGACGGGCATCGAGATCGTGCGCCTGGCCAAGGACAAGTCGGTCCGCACGGACGTCAAGACGCTGGCGTCGGCCATCGAGGTCACCCAACTGTCCGAAGTGGACTCGATGCTCCAGTGGCTGCACGACTGGAACCAACCGGAGTCCCCCGGCACCGAAGCCCAACTGCACGCCAACCACGGCGGCGACCACTCCACCAGCCCGGAAGCCATCGCGACCCTGGCGGCAACCGGCCCGGGGGAGTTCGAGCGGGCGTTCCTGAACCTCCTCATCGCCCACCAGCACAACGCGGTGGAAATCGCGAAGTTCGAACGCGAGGGCGGCGTGAACCCGCAGTCGAAGGCGCTGGCGGAGCGCATCTTCCAGTCCCGGACGGGCCAGATCTCCCAAATGCTCGGCTACCTCGACTGA
- a CDS encoding glycoside hydrolase family 19 protein, with amino-acid sequence MSRIRAVAAIATIVVGAALTVAVATTSASAAACATPWSASAVYTGGMTASHNGHNWSAKWWTQNETPGTAQVWADQGTCGGGTTTTTTPPNPGGFVVTESQFNQMFPNRQAFYTYSGLTAALSAYPGFANTGSDTVKKQEAAAFLANVNHETGGLVHIVEQNTANYPHYCDASQPYGCPAGQAAYYGRGPIQLSWNFNYKAAGDALGLPLLTNPWLVQNDASVAWRTGLWYWNTQNGPGTMTPHNAMVNGYGFGQTIRSINGSLECDGRNPAQVQSRVDAYQRFTSILGVAPGANLYC; translated from the coding sequence GTGTCGAGAATCCGCGCAGTGGCGGCCATCGCCACCATCGTGGTCGGGGCGGCTCTGACTGTCGCCGTCGCCACGACCTCCGCCTCCGCCGCGGCGTGCGCCACGCCGTGGAGCGCGTCCGCCGTCTACACCGGCGGCATGACCGCCTCGCACAACGGGCACAACTGGTCCGCGAAGTGGTGGACCCAGAACGAAACCCCCGGCACCGCCCAGGTCTGGGCCGACCAGGGCACCTGCGGCGGGGGCACCACGACGACCACCACCCCGCCCAACCCCGGCGGTTTCGTGGTCACCGAGTCCCAGTTCAACCAGATGTTCCCGAACCGGCAGGCCTTCTACACCTACAGCGGCCTCACCGCCGCGCTCAGCGCGTACCCCGGTTTCGCCAACACCGGCAGCGACACGGTCAAGAAGCAGGAGGCGGCGGCGTTCCTGGCCAACGTCAACCACGAGACCGGCGGCCTGGTGCACATCGTCGAGCAGAACACCGCCAACTACCCGCACTACTGCGACGCGAGCCAGCCCTACGGCTGCCCCGCCGGGCAGGCGGCGTACTACGGCCGCGGTCCGATCCAGCTGTCGTGGAACTTCAACTACAAGGCCGCCGGTGACGCCCTGGGCCTGCCGCTGCTGACCAACCCGTGGCTGGTGCAGAACGACGCCTCCGTGGCGTGGCGGACCGGTCTTTGGTACTGGAACACGCAGAACGGTCCGGGCACGATGACCCCGCACAACGCGATGGTCAACGGCTACGGCTTCGGCCAGACGATCCGCAGCATCAACGGTTCCCTGGAGTGCGACGGCCGCAACCCGGCGCAGGTCCAGAGCCGCGTGGACGCCTACCAGCGCTTCACCAGCATCCTCGGTGTCGCGCCCGGCGCGAACCTCTACTGCTGA
- a CDS encoding LLM class flavin-dependent oxidoreductase: MDVGTTLPGVGHDLVAFAQHAEGLGLESLWHGDHLIPVNPFLDSTLVHATVAAVTTKIKLGFGVMVLPLRQPAWTAKQIATLQHLSGDRVLLGVGSGGEAHGEAAWHAVDVPFAERGKRTDAILEVLPGLVRGEKTLLHGKEIALSPGATMPPVLVGGGGKPALRRAARFGDHWYPAFTTPHAIGKALAELEELAASYGRPRPGVTVGVTVALGDVPTSVIDQRVKGMTDYGLPEEFARQTIITGTPAQAAERFAAFAEAGVDRIVAMPFTEDRFRQTELIAEAVFDGRDSVAAARPPGGRQADGGLATVVL; this comes from the coding sequence ATGGACGTCGGCACCACGCTGCCCGGCGTCGGCCACGACCTGGTCGCCTTCGCCCAGCACGCCGAAGGGCTCGGCCTGGAGTCGCTGTGGCACGGCGACCACCTGATCCCGGTCAACCCGTTCCTGGACAGCACCCTCGTGCACGCCACGGTCGCCGCCGTGACGACGAAGATCAAGCTGGGCTTCGGCGTCATGGTCCTGCCGCTGCGCCAACCGGCGTGGACCGCCAAGCAGATCGCGACCCTGCAACACCTCTCGGGTGACCGCGTGCTGCTCGGCGTGGGCAGCGGCGGCGAGGCGCACGGTGAGGCCGCCTGGCACGCCGTGGACGTGCCGTTCGCCGAACGCGGCAAGCGCACCGACGCCATCCTGGAAGTCCTGCCGGGACTCGTGCGCGGCGAGAAGACCCTGTTGCACGGCAAGGAGATCGCCCTTTCTCCCGGTGCGACCATGCCACCGGTCCTGGTCGGCGGCGGTGGAAAACCGGCCCTGCGCCGGGCCGCCCGCTTCGGCGACCACTGGTACCCGGCGTTCACCACCCCGCACGCCATCGGCAAAGCGTTGGCAGAACTGGAAGAACTCGCCGCCTCCTACGGTCGCCCGCGCCCCGGCGTCACGGTCGGCGTCACCGTTGCCCTGGGGGACGTCCCAACCAGCGTGATCGACCAGCGCGTGAAGGGCATGACGGACTACGGCCTGCCCGAGGAGTTCGCCCGCCAGACCATCATCACCGGCACGCCCGCCCAAGCGGCAGAACGGTTCGCGGCCTTCGCCGAGGCCGGCGTGGACCGGATCGTGGCCATGCCGTTCACCGAAGACCGCTTTCGCCAGACAGAGTTGATCGCGGAGGCTGTGTTTGATGGCCGCGACTCCGTCGCGGCGGCTCGGCCGCCCGGGGGGCGACAAGCCGACGGCGGCCTCGCTACGGTCGTGTTGTGA